The following are encoded in a window of Bacillus xiapuensis genomic DNA:
- a CDS encoding YpdA family putative bacillithiol disulfide reductase, producing the protein MQKEECIVVGGGPCGLSAAIALKEMGKNPLVIEKGNIVNAIYRYPTHQTFFSSSEKLAIGDVPFIIEERKPKRNQALTYYREVVKLKKLRINRFECVQKVEKQANGVFHVHTAKGRYETPYVVIATGYYDHPNYMNIPGEDLPKVFHYFKEAHPYFDTDVVVIGGKNSSVDAALELHKAGARVTVLYRGNDYSSSIKPWILPEFQALVRDGEIAMKFEAEVDEITEDEVIYHQNGVQKRLKNDFVFAMTGYHPDHSFLTKIGVEVDEESGRPIYDNETKETNVEGIFIAGVIAAGNNANEIFIENGRFHGREIAAAIAARENIHIES; encoded by the coding sequence ATGCAAAAGGAAGAATGTATTGTTGTAGGCGGAGGGCCCTGCGGACTTTCAGCGGCCATCGCTTTGAAAGAAATGGGCAAAAACCCATTAGTGATTGAAAAAGGCAATATTGTCAATGCCATTTACCGCTATCCCACTCATCAGACTTTCTTCAGTTCAAGTGAGAAGCTGGCTATCGGGGATGTGCCCTTCATAATTGAAGAGCGGAAGCCCAAAAGAAATCAGGCGCTGACCTATTACCGGGAAGTTGTGAAGTTGAAGAAGCTGCGCATCAACCGCTTTGAGTGTGTGCAGAAGGTGGAGAAGCAAGCGAATGGAGTCTTTCATGTACATACGGCAAAAGGGCGGTATGAAACCCCTTATGTTGTGATTGCCACAGGGTATTACGACCATCCGAATTACATGAATATACCTGGAGAAGATCTTCCAAAGGTTTTTCACTACTTTAAAGAAGCGCATCCGTATTTTGACACGGATGTAGTTGTCATAGGCGGAAAAAACTCTTCAGTTGATGCGGCCCTTGAGCTTCATAAGGCCGGAGCCAGAGTGACCGTGCTGTATCGGGGCAATGACTATTCTTCCAGCATTAAGCCTTGGATACTCCCTGAATTTCAAGCGCTCGTTCGTGACGGAGAAATCGCCATGAAGTTTGAGGCGGAAGTGGATGAAATTACAGAGGATGAAGTCATTTATCACCAGAACGGCGTCCAAAAGCGATTAAAGAATGATTTTGTTTTTGCTATGACCGGCTATCATCCGGATCACAGCTTTTTGACAAAAATCGGTGTAGAAGTAGATGAGGAAAGCGGCCGGCCCATCTATGATAATGAAACGAAAGAAACAAATGTGGAAGGTATTTTTATTGCCGGGGTTATTGCAGCGGGAAATAACGCCAATGAAATCTTTATTGAAAACGGCAGGTTTCACGGAAGAGAAATTGCAGCCGCCATCGCTGCCAGAGAGAATATCCATATAGAAAGCTGA